The following coding sequences are from one Luteimonas sp. S4-F44 window:
- a CDS encoding M28 family metallopeptidase has translation MRRPHLMLALPAALILAACGAQDKAADTAATSPAPDAAHTFSPEITSADFGELVKTLASDEFEGRAPGTVGEDRTVEYISAQFQRIGLQPGGDNDSWYQTVPMVETTADESTVLKLTTAKGARDLAFGRDMVLGTRTGKPQIEVADSELVFVGYGVDAPEQNWNDYAGLDVKGKTVVILVNDPGFHAQDASLFEGERMTYYGRWTYKFEEAARKGAAAALIVHDTAGASYGWDVVKNSWSGAQFDLRPQDDPEPRLPAQGWITGDVARALFADAGLDLDAQIQAANQRGFKPVPLNAKVSFDLKSTVAEKSSRNVVGILPGTEAPDEAILYLAHWDHLGKHEGGQSDNGEDTIYNGAIDNATGVAGIIEIAEKFATAEPKPKRSLVFLAVTLEESGLLGSKYYVAQPSIDLAQTVGVINLDAMSVAGPSRDFVVTGKGSSELEDILQTYAGQQNRTLVEEGNPAGGYYFRSDHFNFAKAGVPALYAKGGNDLVEGGTAAGKAASDDYATRYHQPGDEYNPDWNLDGVVQDLEALYGVGRTLADGDRWPNWYDGNPFKAARDAARSQAGTP, from the coding sequence ATGCGCAGACCCCACTTGATGCTGGCCCTGCCGGCCGCGCTCATACTCGCGGCATGCGGCGCCCAGGACAAAGCGGCCGATACCGCAGCGACGTCCCCCGCGCCCGATGCCGCGCACACGTTCTCGCCCGAGATCACCAGCGCGGACTTCGGCGAATTGGTCAAGACGCTGGCCTCCGACGAGTTCGAGGGCCGGGCGCCGGGCACCGTCGGCGAAGACCGCACGGTCGAGTACATCAGCGCGCAGTTCCAGCGCATCGGCCTGCAGCCGGGCGGCGACAACGACAGCTGGTACCAGACCGTGCCGATGGTCGAGACCACGGCCGACGAGTCGACCGTCCTCAAGCTCACCACCGCCAAAGGCGCACGCGACCTGGCCTTCGGCCGCGACATGGTGCTGGGCACCCGCACCGGCAAGCCGCAGATCGAAGTCGCCGACAGCGAACTCGTGTTCGTCGGCTACGGCGTCGACGCGCCCGAGCAGAACTGGAACGACTACGCCGGGCTCGACGTCAAGGGCAAGACCGTCGTCATCCTGGTCAACGACCCGGGCTTTCACGCCCAGGATGCGTCGCTGTTCGAGGGCGAGCGCATGACCTATTACGGTCGCTGGACCTACAAGTTCGAGGAAGCCGCACGCAAGGGCGCGGCCGCCGCACTGATCGTGCACGACACCGCCGGTGCGTCGTATGGCTGGGACGTGGTCAAGAACTCGTGGTCGGGCGCGCAGTTCGATCTGCGCCCGCAGGACGATCCCGAACCGCGCCTGCCCGCGCAGGGCTGGATCACCGGCGACGTCGCCCGCGCCCTGTTCGCCGATGCCGGCCTCGACCTCGACGCGCAGATCCAGGCCGCCAACCAGCGTGGTTTCAAGCCGGTGCCCCTCAATGCCAAGGTCTCGTTCGACCTCAAGAGTACGGTGGCCGAGAAGAGCTCGCGCAACGTCGTGGGCATCCTGCCTGGCACCGAAGCGCCGGACGAGGCGATCCTCTACCTCGCCCACTGGGACCACTTGGGCAAGCATGAGGGCGGGCAGTCCGATAACGGCGAGGACACGATCTACAACGGTGCGATCGACAACGCCACCGGCGTAGCCGGCATCATCGAGATCGCCGAGAAGTTCGCCACCGCCGAGCCCAAGCCGAAGCGCTCGCTGGTGTTTCTGGCGGTCACGCTCGAGGAATCGGGCCTGCTGGGCAGCAAGTACTACGTCGCCCAGCCGAGCATCGACCTGGCGCAGACGGTCGGCGTGATCAACCTCGACGCGATGAGCGTCGCCGGCCCCTCGCGCGATTTCGTGGTCACCGGCAAGGGCAGCTCGGAACTGGAGGACATCCTGCAGACCTACGCCGGCCAGCAGAACCGCACGCTGGTCGAGGAAGGCAACCCGGCCGGCGGTTACTACTTCCGTTCCGACCACTTCAACTTCGCCAAGGCCGGCGTGCCCGCGCTCTACGCCAAGGGCGGCAACGACCTGGTCGAGGGCGGCACCGCCGCCGGCAAGGCGGCCAGCGACGACTACGCCACGCGCTATCACCAGCCCGGCGACGAGTACAACCCCGACTGGAACCTGGACGGGGTCGTGCAGGATCTCGAGGCGCTGTACGGCGTCGGCCGCACGCTCGCCGACGGCGACCGCTGGCCGAACTGGTACGACGGCAATCCGTTCAAGGCCGCACGCGACGCGGCGCGCAGCCAGGCCGGTACGCCGTAA
- a CDS encoding peptidoglycan DD-metalloendopeptidase family protein translates to MTGRATATGTALLLTALLAAALPVLEVAAQNSRETERRLERVRKELREVAAERRRLEGQRGAAARELRQADEQVAASTTALRETRIKLAAEQAELERLQARRQTLIATVEQRRAELATLLRAAYTIGDEAALKLMLAQDRVADAGRLLVYHRYLQQQRSERIAELRAEMTELDGMEAAIQDRRAALEAAHAEQRARLAQVEADRSKRADAVKGLDAKFNDRSAREKALGQDARSLERVLAQLRAAARRAEAQRRAAAAAAREREARDAREARQSGSGTRAPSRPRPQVARAPAPQVGGLGWPISGALLTAFGGRLPDGSSSNGVLIGAAAGTPVKAVADGTVVFAEWMTGYGMLLIVDHGNGYMSLYAHNDALLRKTGDAVKRGDTIASVGNSGGQGRSGLYFELRQNGKPVNPTTWLQRR, encoded by the coding sequence ATGACCGGCAGGGCGACCGCGACCGGCACCGCGCTGCTGCTGACGGCGCTGCTGGCCGCGGCGCTGCCGGTGCTCGAGGTCGCGGCCCAGAACAGCCGCGAGACCGAACGCCGCCTGGAGCGGGTGCGCAAGGAACTGCGCGAGGTCGCCGCCGAGCGCCGTCGCCTCGAAGGCCAGCGCGGCGCCGCCGCGCGCGAGCTGCGCCAGGCTGACGAACAGGTCGCCGCCTCGACCACCGCGCTGCGCGAGACCCGGATCAAGCTCGCGGCCGAACAGGCCGAGCTCGAGCGCCTGCAGGCGCGCCGCCAGACCCTCATTGCCACCGTCGAGCAGCGCCGGGCCGAGTTGGCGACCTTGCTGCGCGCGGCCTACACCATCGGCGACGAGGCCGCGCTCAAGCTGATGCTGGCGCAGGACCGGGTCGCCGACGCCGGCCGCCTGCTGGTCTACCACCGCTACCTGCAGCAGCAGCGCAGCGAGCGCATCGCCGAACTGCGTGCCGAAATGACCGAGCTCGACGGCATGGAAGCGGCGATCCAGGACCGCCGCGCCGCGCTCGAGGCCGCGCATGCCGAGCAGCGCGCCCGGCTGGCGCAGGTCGAGGCCGATCGCAGCAAGCGCGCCGACGCGGTCAAGGGCCTGGATGCGAAGTTCAACGACCGCAGCGCCCGCGAAAAGGCCCTGGGCCAGGATGCGCGCTCGCTGGAGCGGGTGCTGGCGCAGCTGCGCGCGGCCGCACGCCGGGCCGAGGCCCAGCGGCGCGCGGCGGCCGCCGCGGCGCGCGAGCGCGAGGCGCGGGACGCCCGCGAAGCCCGTCAGAGCGGCAGCGGCACCCGTGCGCCGTCCCGTCCGCGGCCGCAAGTCGCCCGCGCCCCGGCGCCACAGGTCGGTGGCCTGGGCTGGCCGATCAGCGGTGCCCTGCTGACCGCCTTCGGCGGCAGGCTGCCCGACGGCAGCAGCAGCAACGGCGTGCTGATCGGCGCGGCCGCGGGCACCCCCGTCAAGGCCGTCGCCGATGGCACGGTGGTGTTCGCCGAATGGATGACCGGCTACGGCATGCTGCTGATCGTCGACCACGGCAACGGCTACATGAGCCTGTATGCGCACAACGACGCCTTGCTGCGCAAGACCGGCGATGCGGTGAAACGCGGCGACACCATCGCCAGCGTCGGCAACTCCGGCGGCCAGGGCCGCAGCGGCCTGTACTTCGAATTGCGCCAGAACGGCAAGCCGGTCAATCCGACGACCTGGCTGCAGCGCCGCTGA
- a CDS encoding autotransporter domain-containing protein, protein MNRIYRLVFNHELGVVQVAPECARMHRGGARRAGRPVRIAGTGVGLLSAALLAGPLAAQTRVDYVEDTVVDAPVEWLDRDVRIGGDGDVDVRVVGDGWLRATVAPGTPQLYWRGRIDVGGVFGSGTARLIVSGPDAGIEAFNAISVGLAGTSGQGTHGVLRIEDGAQASTITPDRRRGLFQVGLNGEATVTGAGSRLQTGEFAMGVVMGHGGGRMQVLDGGLLESDTANLWGNAPADRLPTVRVAGSGSRWTNAGHLDLGGAVEVEEGGVVETGSIEIAGSFDTPHRVGLHIAGEGSRFESAAGILVREGSVTIADGATVSAPDGIVLVGHTAPARPLASFLNIGGGIERVGTNDVPIPGAAMAAGRLDLQTAVRFQANAGGNAQINFNHTDAAYTFGNAIVGVGAINSFAGTTILTGDLSAFAPIAAGSTGRVGVRVAGGSTLVLRGDVNTSDANDDAVYGPEVSSYLIEDGTLVVGGHTGRNHAALGFGSSYSSRVEVQAGWLAGDGTVGTTRVRTGAGISPGDAGSPFGTLDVIGRLLFDDGAVYAVDIAGDGRSDRIVVTADDPLGSPLPGLPGGAVIGAGVDVRVTALDPATSYQDGQRYTILSTDAAIEGSFARALTESAFLDVALEHLPREVGLRIGIRSEGPADLVVEAGQTHTGTAPVGGVRVLAGGTLAPGGRGAFGTLAAGGDLLFANGAIYAVDIAGDGGSDRLTVAGKATLEGGTVEVTALDPATSYQNGQRYTILDAAGGVDGRFGTSASQSAFLTTTLDYATAGQVGLSIALLDDAGPEPEPEPEPEPEPGPGPGPGPVGPNPPPQVFQRVAQTANQYATAIALNGLPQQGQALALYNTLLLFDADGARQAFGHLSGEAYAGLRGQLLEDRFLQSGIGQRLEGRLAGTREAGATVWTGGRGLSQRTDGDGNASEVRTTRQGLQAGVDWSAERWLVGVAGGHDAQRMRMPALASHADVDGNHVGVYAATDIGPASLSGGVTYADYRVKMRREGAIGPRMGQSVESRYDASATAAFLQAGWAVSLGRLALTPSLTLAYRRLDTDAAIETGDATALRIAERKDEHASATLGVRLRRPLSVGAADNATLFGGIAWQHADGDLAPTGRHAFVVGGDAFAIDGAPLARNSGLVDVGVAVSTAPNARLSIAAQGQRGGGTSAFGAQLNWAWRF, encoded by the coding sequence ATGAACAGGATCTACCGTCTCGTATTCAACCACGAACTCGGCGTGGTGCAGGTCGCGCCCGAGTGCGCCCGCATGCACCGGGGAGGCGCACGACGCGCGGGGCGCCCGGTGCGCATCGCGGGGACCGGCGTCGGGCTGCTGTCCGCGGCGCTGCTGGCCGGGCCGCTGGCGGCGCAGACCCGCGTGGACTACGTGGAGGACACCGTCGTCGATGCACCGGTCGAGTGGCTGGACCGCGACGTGCGGATCGGCGGCGACGGAGACGTCGACGTCCGCGTGGTCGGCGACGGCTGGCTGCGTGCGACGGTCGCCCCGGGCACGCCGCAGCTGTACTGGCGCGGCCGGATCGATGTCGGCGGCGTGTTCGGCAGCGGCACGGCACGTCTGATTGTCTCCGGGCCCGATGCCGGCATCGAGGCCTTCAACGCCATCAGCGTCGGCCTCGCCGGGACCAGCGGGCAGGGGACCCACGGCGTGCTGCGCATCGAGGACGGCGCCCAGGCCTCCACGATCACCCCCGACCGTCGACGTGGCCTGTTCCAGGTCGGGCTGAACGGCGAGGCCACGGTGACCGGTGCCGGCTCGCGGCTGCAGACCGGTGAGTTCGCGATGGGCGTGGTCATGGGACATGGCGGCGGGCGCATGCAGGTGCTCGATGGCGGCTTGCTCGAAAGCGACACCGCCAACCTGTGGGGCAACGCCCCGGCCGACCGCCTGCCGACGGTCCGGGTCGCCGGGTCCGGCTCGCGCTGGACCAACGCCGGCCACCTGGATCTGGGCGGCGCCGTCGAGGTCGAGGAGGGCGGCGTGGTCGAGACCGGCTCGATCGAGATCGCTGGCAGCTTCGACACCCCGCACCGGGTCGGCCTGCATATCGCAGGCGAGGGGTCCCGGTTCGAGAGCGCCGCCGGCATCCTGGTCCGCGAGGGCTCGGTGACCATCGCCGACGGCGCCACGGTCTCCGCCCCCGACGGCATCGTGCTGGTCGGCCACACCGCGCCGGCCCGCCCTCTGGCGTCGTTCCTCAACATCGGCGGCGGCATCGAGCGTGTCGGCACCAACGACGTGCCGATCCCGGGCGCCGCCATGGCTGCCGGCCGGCTCGATCTGCAGACCGCGGTCCGCTTCCAGGCCAACGCCGGCGGCAACGCACAGATCAACTTCAACCATACCGACGCTGCCTACACCTTCGGCAACGCCATCGTCGGGGTCGGCGCGATCAACAGCTTCGCCGGCACCACGATCTTGACCGGCGACCTGTCCGCCTTCGCGCCGATCGCCGCGGGATCGACCGGGCGGGTCGGCGTCCGCGTCGCGGGCGGCAGCACCCTGGTCCTGCGCGGCGACGTCAACACCAGCGACGCCAACGACGACGCGGTGTACGGGCCGGAGGTCTCCTCGTACCTGATCGAGGACGGCACGCTGGTCGTTGGCGGGCACACCGGCCGCAACCATGCCGCGCTCGGGTTCGGGTCGAGCTACTCCAGCCGCGTCGAGGTGCAGGCGGGCTGGCTGGCCGGTGACGGGACCGTCGGCACGACGCGGGTCCGCACCGGCGCCGGCATCTCGCCTGGCGACGCCGGCAGTCCGTTCGGCACGCTGGACGTGATCGGCCGGCTGCTTTTCGACGACGGGGCGGTGTACGCGGTGGACATCGCCGGCGACGGGCGCAGCGACCGGATCGTGGTCACGGCCGACGACCCGCTGGGTTCGCCGCTGCCGGGCCTGCCCGGTGGTGCCGTGATCGGCGCGGGCGTCGACGTGCGGGTGACCGCGCTGGATCCGGCGACCAGTTACCAGGACGGGCAGCGTTACACGATCCTCAGCACGGACGCGGCGATCGAAGGCAGCTTCGCCCGTGCTCTGACCGAATCGGCATTTCTCGACGTCGCGCTCGAGCATCTGCCGCGCGAGGTCGGACTGCGCATCGGCATCCGGAGCGAGGGGCCGGCCGATCTGGTCGTCGAGGCCGGCCAGACCCACACCGGGACCGCGCCGGTCGGCGGTGTGCGGGTGCTCGCCGGCGGCACGCTGGCGCCCGGCGGGCGTGGCGCATTCGGCACGCTGGCCGCTGGCGGGGACCTGCTGTTCGCGAATGGCGCGATCTATGCGGTGGACATCGCCGGCGACGGCGGCAGCGACCGGCTGACGGTCGCGGGCAAGGCGACGCTGGAAGGCGGCACGGTCGAGGTGACCGCGCTGGATCCGGCGACGAGCTACCAGAACGGGCAGCGCTACACGATCCTGGACGCGGCCGGCGGCGTGGACGGCCGGTTCGGCACGTCGGCCTCGCAATCGGCGTTCCTGACCACGACGCTGGACTACGCCACGGCGGGGCAGGTCGGGTTGTCGATCGCATTGCTCGACGACGCGGGCCCCGAGCCGGAACCCGAGCCCGAGCCCGAACCTGAGCCCGGTCCCGGTCCCGGTCCCGGTCCGGTCGGACCGAATCCGCCACCGCAGGTGTTCCAACGCGTGGCACAGACGGCCAACCAGTACGCCACCGCGATCGCGCTCAACGGCCTGCCGCAGCAGGGTCAGGCGCTGGCGTTGTACAACACGCTGCTGTTGTTCGATGCCGACGGCGCGCGCCAGGCGTTCGGCCACCTGTCGGGCGAAGCCTATGCCGGCCTGCGCGGGCAATTGCTCGAGGATCGCTTCCTGCAGTCGGGCATCGGTCAGCGGCTCGAAGGCAGGCTGGCGGGGACGCGCGAGGCCGGCGCCACCGTGTGGACCGGCGGCCGCGGACTGTCGCAACGCACCGATGGTGACGGCAACGCGTCGGAGGTGCGCACGACCCGGCAAGGACTGCAGGCCGGCGTGGACTGGAGCGCCGAACGCTGGCTGGTCGGCGTCGCCGGCGGCCACGACGCACAGCGGATGCGGATGCCGGCGCTGGCGTCGCATGCCGATGTCGACGGCAACCACGTCGGCGTGTATGCGGCCACCGACATCGGGCCGGCGTCACTGTCGGGCGGGGTCACCTACGCCGACTACCGCGTGAAGATGCGGCGCGAGGGCGCGATCGGACCGCGCATGGGGCAGTCGGTGGAATCGCGCTACGACGCCAGCGCGACCGCCGCGTTCCTGCAGGCCGGCTGGGCCGTGTCGCTGGGGCGGCTCGCGCTGACGCCGTCGCTGACGCTGGCCTACCGGCGCCTGGACACTGATGCGGCGATCGAGACAGGGGATGCGACCGCGTTGCGCATCGCCGAGCGCAAGGACGAGCACGCGTCCGCCACGTTGGGCGTGCGCCTGCGTCGCCCGCTGTCAGTGGGCGCGGCTGACAACGCGACGCTGTTCGGCGGCATCGCCTGGCAGCACGCGGACGGCGATCTGGCGCCGACCGGACGGCATGCGTTCGTCGTCGGCGGCGATGCGTTCGCCATTGATGGCGCGCCACTGGCCCGCAACAGCGGACTGGTCGATGTCGGCGTGGCGGTGAGCACCGCGCCCAATGCGCGCCTGTCCATCGCCGCGCAGGGACAGCGCGGTGGCGGCACGTCTGCCTTCGGCGCGCAGCTCAACTGGGCATGGCGGTTCTGA
- a CDS encoding GatB/YqeY domain-containing protein: MTLKQQLIEDMKAAMKGGDKHSLGVIRLVNAAIKQREVDERIELDDAAVLAVLEKMVKQRKDSVTQYAGAGREDLAQIERDEITVIERYLPEKLGEAEIVAAIEAAKAQTGASSPADIGKLMGVLKPQLAGKADMGEVSRLVKQSLG; the protein is encoded by the coding sequence ATGACCCTCAAACAGCAACTGATCGAAGACATGAAGGCCGCGATGAAGGGCGGCGACAAGCACAGCCTGGGCGTGATCCGCCTGGTCAATGCCGCGATCAAGCAGCGCGAAGTCGACGAGCGCATCGAACTCGACGACGCCGCGGTGCTCGCCGTGCTGGAGAAGATGGTCAAGCAGCGCAAGGATTCGGTGACCCAGTACGCGGGCGCCGGACGCGAGGACCTGGCCCAGATCGAGCGCGACGAGATCACGGTCATCGAGCGCTACCTGCCCGAGAAGCTCGGCGAGGCCGAAATCGTGGCCGCGATCGAGGCGGCGAAGGCCCAGACCGGCGCCAGCAGCCCGGCCGACATCGGCAAGCTGATGGGCGTGCTCAAGCCGCAGTTGGCCGGCAAGGCCGACATGGGCGAGGTCTCGCGCCTGGTCAAGCAGTCGCTGGGCTAA
- a CDS encoding HAD-IB family hydrolase, with protein MPAPTGPQADLPSSRIRLADTPDPVGPVAALPDLALFDFDGTITTRETFPDLLVAATPRWRRIVGRVLLAPIVIAYRLGLLSGIRTRAALVRYAFSGLPAAHVAAAGAMLAATRLPALVRPRMQARIDWHRARGDTVVVVSGNLDLMLAPWCAAQGVALLCSTLEQVDGRLTGRYAGAQCAGDEKAKRVHAAYPREAFAQVYAYGDTDEDLALLRIADHVIWRGAPWATTT; from the coding sequence ATGCCCGCACCCACCGGCCCGCAGGCCGACCTGCCCTCATCCCGAATCCGGCTCGCGGACACGCCCGATCCCGTCGGCCCTGTCGCAGCCCTGCCCGATCTCGCGCTGTTCGACTTCGACGGCACGATCACCACCCGCGAGACCTTTCCCGACCTGCTCGTCGCCGCGACGCCGCGTTGGCGGCGGATCGTCGGGCGCGTGCTGTTGGCGCCGATCGTGATCGCCTACCGCCTGGGCCTGCTGTCGGGCATCCGCACACGCGCGGCACTCGTGCGCTACGCCTTCTCCGGATTGCCAGCCGCGCATGTCGCCGCGGCCGGCGCGATGCTGGCGGCCACGCGATTGCCCGCGCTGGTGCGCCCGCGGATGCAGGCACGGATCGACTGGCACCGCGCGCGCGGCGACACCGTGGTCGTGGTCTCGGGCAATCTCGACCTCATGCTCGCGCCCTGGTGCGCAGCCCAGGGCGTGGCCCTGCTGTGCTCGACACTCGAGCAGGTCGACGGCCGGCTCACCGGCCGCTATGCGGGCGCGCAGTGCGCTGGCGACGAAAAAGCCAAGCGAGTGCATGCCGCGTATCCGCGTGAGGCATTCGCGCAGGTCTACGCCTACGGCGACACCGACGAGGACCTCGCGCTGCTGCGCATCGCCGATCATGTAATCTGGCGCGGAGCGCCCTGGGCGACGACGACGTAG
- the gpmI gene encoding 2,3-bisphosphoglycerate-independent phosphoglycerate mutase, translated as MPHATPASRPRPVVLLILDGWGHREDPRDNALALADIPTWRGLLAAHPSTLIHTEGRHVGLPDGQMGNSEVGHMNIGAGRVVYQDLTRIDAAIEDGSFFANVELGAACDGVRANGGTLHVMGLLSPGGVHSHEAHLFAMLELAHRRGVARVAVHAFTDGRDMPPRSAEPSLRALHDRCAALGNAHVASVSGRYYAMDRDQRWERVRQAWDAIVEAASPYRAPDAVAALQAAYARDENDEFVRPTVIDGAVPMADGDAVVFMNFRADRARQLTAAFVDPAFAGFEARRPALSRFVCLTEYDARLPAPLAFAPDDLPNTLGEVLGAQGLTQLRIAETEKYAHVTFFFSGGREAPFPGEDRILVPSPKVATYDLQPEMSAPEVCAQLVKAVRDERFDVVICNFANPDMVGHTGVLEAAIKAVETVDRAVGEIVEIVRAKGGELLVTADHGNVEMMRDPETGEPHTAHTVGPVDLVYVGSRPGPLRRGGALRDLAPTILDLLGLPVPVEMTGRSLLPADG; from the coding sequence GTGCCACACGCCACTCCCGCCTCCCGTCCGCGCCCCGTCGTCCTGTTGATCCTCGACGGCTGGGGGCACCGCGAAGACCCGCGCGACAACGCGCTCGCGCTCGCCGACATTCCGACCTGGCGCGGCCTGCTCGCCGCGCATCCGAGCACGCTGATCCATACCGAGGGTCGCCACGTCGGCCTGCCCGACGGGCAGATGGGCAACTCGGAAGTCGGCCACATGAACATCGGCGCCGGCCGGGTCGTCTACCAGGATCTGACCCGCATCGATGCCGCGATCGAAGACGGCAGCTTCTTCGCCAACGTCGAGCTGGGCGCGGCCTGCGACGGGGTGCGCGCCAACGGCGGCACGCTGCACGTGATGGGGCTGCTCTCGCCTGGCGGGGTGCACAGCCACGAGGCGCACCTGTTCGCGATGCTCGAACTGGCGCATCGCCGCGGCGTGGCGCGCGTGGCCGTGCACGCGTTCACCGATGGACGCGACATGCCGCCGCGTTCGGCCGAGCCGAGTCTGCGCGCGCTGCACGACCGCTGCGCGGCGCTGGGTAACGCGCACGTGGCCAGCGTGTCGGGCCGCTATTACGCAATGGATCGCGACCAACGCTGGGAGCGCGTGCGCCAGGCCTGGGACGCGATCGTCGAGGCGGCCTCGCCGTACCGCGCGCCCGACGCAGTCGCGGCCTTGCAGGCCGCCTATGCGCGCGACGAGAACGACGAGTTCGTGCGTCCCACCGTCATCGACGGCGCAGTGCCGATGGCCGACGGCGATGCCGTGGTGTTCATGAACTTCCGCGCCGACCGCGCCCGCCAGCTCACCGCGGCGTTCGTCGATCCGGCCTTCGCCGGTTTCGAGGCGCGGCGTCCGGCGTTGTCGCGCTTCGTCTGTCTGACCGAGTACGACGCGCGGCTGCCCGCGCCGCTGGCCTTCGCGCCCGACGACCTGCCCAACACGCTGGGTGAAGTGCTTGGCGCCCAAGGGCTGACCCAGCTGCGCATTGCCGAGACTGAGAAGTACGCGCACGTCACCTTCTTTTTCAGCGGCGGCCGCGAGGCGCCGTTCCCCGGCGAGGATCGCATCCTGGTGCCCAGTCCCAAGGTCGCGACCTATGACCTGCAGCCGGAGATGAGCGCACCCGAGGTCTGCGCGCAACTGGTGAAGGCGGTGCGCGACGAGCGCTTCGACGTGGTGATCTGCAACTTCGCCAACCCCGACATGGTCGGGCACACCGGCGTGCTCGAGGCGGCGATCAAAGCGGTCGAGACCGTCGACCGTGCGGTCGGCGAGATCGTCGAAATCGTGCGTGCGAAGGGTGGCGAACTGCTGGTCACTGCCGACCACGGCAACGTCGAGATGATGCGCGACCCCGAGACCGGCGAGCCGCACACCGCACACACGGTCGGCCCGGTCGATCTGGTCTACGTCGGCAGCCGGCCCGGCCCGCTGCGCCGGGGTGGCGCGCTGCGCGACCTGGCGCCGACGATCCTCGACCTGCTCGGCCTGCCGGTGCCGGTCGAGATGACCGGCCGCAGCCTGCTGCCGGCCGACGGCTGA
- the rpsU gene encoding 30S ribosomal protein S21 — MPSVKVRENEPFEFALRRFKRTCEKAGVLAETRKREFYEKPTQERKRKAAAAVKRQARRVSRDVTKRQRLY, encoded by the coding sequence ATGCCTAGCGTCAAAGTCCGCGAAAACGAGCCCTTCGAGTTTGCGCTGCGCCGTTTCAAGCGCACCTGCGAGAAGGCCGGCGTGCTCGCCGAAACCCGCAAGCGCGAGTTCTACGAGAAGCCGACCCAGGAGCGCAAGCGCAAGGCCGCTGCCGCCGTGAAGCGTCAAGCCCGTCGCGTCTCGCGCGACGTCACCAAGCGCCAGCGCCTGTACTGA